One window of Nicotiana tomentosiformis chromosome 11, ASM39032v3, whole genome shotgun sequence genomic DNA carries:
- the LOC138901306 gene encoding uncharacterized protein, producing MDELTHHIQGEVPWCMLFTDDIVLIDETRCGVIERLEVWRHSLESKRFNLRRTKTKSLECKFSAESWEASMDVRLESQVIPNIGSFKYLGLIIQGDGEIDEDVAHRIGVGWMKWMLASEALCDKKVQLMLKSMFYKAVVRPAMLYRAECSPIKNSHIQKKKVAEMRMLRWICRHTRVDKIGKEDIGEKVGMAHMDGKMREARLRWFGHTRRRSPNALVKRCERLALEGMRRGRGRPKNYWGEVIKQDIVWLQIFEDFALDRKVWRSSIRVVG from the coding sequence atggatgaactgacacaccatattcaaggggaggtgccatggtgtatgttattcactgatgacatagttctgattgatgagacgcgatgCGGCGTTattgagaggctggaggtttggagacattcCCTTGAGTCTAAGCGTTTCAATTTGAGAAGAACTAAGACAAAATctctggagtgcaagttcagcgccGAGTCATGGGAAGCGAGCATGgacgtgaggcttgaatcacaggttaTCCCCAATATaggcagtttcaagtaccttgggttgattatccagggggatggggagattgacgaggatgtcgcACACCGTATAggagtggggtggatgaaatggatgTTAGCATCTGAAGccctgtgtgacaagaaagtaCAATTGATGCTCAAAAGTATGTTTTATAAAGCGGTAGTTAGACCAGCCATGTTGTATAGGGCAGAGTGTTCGCcaattaagaactcacatatccagaagaagaaagtagcagaaatgaggatgttgaggtggatatgTAGGCACACTAGAGTGGATAAGATTGGGAAAGAAGATATTGGGGAGAAGGTGGGTATGGCTCATATGGATGGcaagatgcgggaagcaaggctcagatggttcgggcacacACGGAGGAGAAGCCCAAATGCCCTGGTAaagaggtgtgagcggttggctttggagggtatgagaagaggtagagggcggcctaagaattATTGGGGAGAGGTTATCAAGCAGGATATAGTGTGGCTTCAGATTTTTGAGGACTttgcccttgataggaaggtgtggaggtcgagcattagggttgtaggttag